A single genomic interval of Ischnura elegans chromosome 3, ioIscEleg1.1, whole genome shotgun sequence harbors:
- the LOC124155217 gene encoding octopamine receptor-like, which yields MDPKEGTENFSIPIHQAKLLALPVPTLETAITGFILYAITSLTAAGNVLVVLSVFMHKPLHIPPNFFIASLAVVDITMAVLVLPIRAIDSMLGMWPLGQRFCHAFIGLNVLCCSASLGHLCVIAVDRYLAIKHHMMYTGIRTTGRIMAVIVMIWLLSGALASFILLVNSSEENEAVCKFSSYSSTPFIVISFLFYLILIIMTISYGRLFITFRRRSRLRTAHSAGITSATNTMDILNRHEPEEVELGSIAEGGSEYVTEIRYQNGYEPSTCRLRDWFLKRKVQCACWGFPGCEHTAVRKWRQARMRAGDATDVETGESAVKESSESGSPKDHDMGSQGRERGDTSVPASSSVVGTLPVSLQPSPCEPTVEEFNARKMKMSRLKERKLARTLGGTSKQGRR from the exons ATGGATCCTAAAGAAGGAACGGAAAACTTCAGCATCCCGATTCATCAAGCAAAACTCCTCGCATTACCAGTTCCCACGTTGGAGACGGCCATCACTGGCTTTATCCTCTACGCCATCACATCGCTAACTGCCGCGGGAAACGTGCTGGTCGTACTGTCCGTCTTCATGCACAAGCCGCTCCATATCCCTCCGAACTTCTTTATAGCTTCCCTTGCCGTGGTGGACATCACAATGGCGGTTTTGGTGCTTCCAATCAGAGCGATCGACAGCATGTTGGGAATGTGGCCTCTCGGACAGAGATTTTGTCATGCATTTATAGGACTCAACGTACTCTGCTGCTCGGCTTCGTTGGGGCACCTCTGCGTCATCGCTGTGGACCGTTACCTTGCCATCAAGCACCACATGATGTATACAGGGATTCGAACGACCGGTCGCATTATGGCAGTCATCGTGATGATCTGGCTGCTGAGCGGAGCTCTGGCATCGTTCATTCTGCTCGTTAACTCGTCCGAAGAGAACGAAGCCGTCTGTAAGTTCAGCTCGTACAGTAGCACCCCCTTTATCGTGATCAGCTTCCTATTCTACCTGATCCTGATCATTATGACGATTTCATATGGCCGACTCTTCATCACGTTTCGGCGAAGGTCGAGGCTCCGGACGGCGCATAGCGCAGGAATCACTTCAGCCACGAATACTATGGATATCTTGAACCGACATGAGCCGGAGGAAGTCGAATTGGGTTCGATAGCAGAAGGAGGGAGTGAATATGTCACGGAAATACGTTACCAGAACGGCTATGAGCCATCTACCTGTCGCTTGAGGGACTGGTTTCTAAAACGGAAGGTACAGTGTGCTTGCTGGGGTTTTCCAGGCTGCGAGCATACCGCAGTACGAAAATGGAGGCAAGCCAGAATGAGGGCAGGGGATGCAACAGACGTCGAGACGGGGGAGTCTGCCGTGAAAGAGAGCTCAGAGTCAGGGTCTCCAAAGGATCATGATATGGGTTCACAGGGCAGAGAGCGCGGCGATACTTCGGTGCCCGCTTCATCGTCGGTGGTGGGCACGTTGCCTGTGAGCCTTCAACCGTCTCCTTGTGAGCCGACAGTTGAAGAATTCAATGCGAGGAAGATGAAAATGTCCCGATTAAAGGAGAGGAAACTGGCAAGGACTCTTGG aGGCACCTCCAAGCAGGGGCGCaggtaa